A window from Culex pipiens pallens isolate TS chromosome 3, TS_CPP_V2, whole genome shotgun sequence encodes these proteins:
- the LOC120427013 gene encoding uncharacterized protein LOC120427013 — translation MNFNDLENFADLMLTLLGEDLEPVFSTQSAAVNQWDAKVHQNCDMINLLPWQLEVALREQSVLEDSVRTVGLVLDEMAQSISALERCPQELPSSSAASASSSNSSQRNCCRNVFAERNNFYRLLTEVAHRMDHSMARDWQPSVDRLRSELDDFRRTCEKHYHPIVAVMAAHTEILTGLESQLDAIERRLATNGEQIRKLGPVGDRQGKSWRELFGKLLGTK, via the exons ATGAACTTCAacgatttggaaaattttgccgACTTGATGCTGACGCTGCTCGGAGAGGATCTCGAGCCGGTCTTCAGCACCCAGTCGGCAGCCGTCAATCAGTGGGATGCCAAAGTACACCAAAATTGTGACATG ATAAATCTTTTGCCGTGGCAACTGGAGGTCGCCCTGCGGGAGCAATCTGTGCTGGAAGATTCGGTACGCACCGTTGGCCTCGTGCTGGACGAGATGGCCCAATCAATAAGCGCCCTGGAGCGATGCCCACAGGAACTGCCGTCGTCGTCAGCGGCCTCAGCAAGTTCATCAAACTCATCGCAGCGAAACTGTTGCCGGAATGTGTTCGCTGAACGGAACAACTT CTACCGTCTGTTGACGGAGGTTGCCCACCGGATGGACCACTCGATGGCACGTGACTGGCAGCCAAGTGTCGACCGGTTGCGCTCGGAGCTGGACGATTTCCGGCGAACTTGCGAAAAG CACTACCATCCCATCGTCGCCGTAATGGCCGCTCACACCGAGATCCTGACCGGCCTGGAGTCACAACTGGATGCCATCGAGCGCCGGTTGGCGACCAACGGGGAACAAATCCGTAAGCTGGGACCGGTTGGCGACCGGCAAGGGAAGTCATGGCGCGAACTGTTCGGAAAACTTCTCGGAACGAAGTGA